One Corynebacterium yudongzhengii DNA window includes the following coding sequences:
- the hemC gene encoding hydroxymethylbilane synthase, producing the protein MLKVGTRGSKLATTQAGHVRDALIEAGYPAELKIITTAGDVNMAPVERIGVGVFTQALREAMASGECDLAVHSFKDLPTALDERFHLVVPSREDNREALIARDGLTLETLPEGARVGTSAPRRISQLRAHRPDLDIRPLRGNIDTRMGKVTEGELDAVVLAYAGLVRAGYAERATEVFDNSRIYPAPAQGALAVESRADDDYGRAAIDTLYDAADSDCARAERFVLARLEAGCTAPVAAYSRQMDEGIHLHAGVFAVDGSAQLTAEDTGTDPEALGTALAERLLADGAADVMER; encoded by the coding sequence ATCCTGAAGGTCGGTACGCGTGGGTCGAAGCTCGCCACCACCCAGGCGGGCCACGTCCGCGACGCGCTGATTGAGGCCGGCTACCCCGCCGAGCTGAAGATCATCACCACCGCCGGAGACGTCAACATGGCCCCGGTCGAGCGCATCGGGGTCGGCGTGTTCACCCAGGCGCTGCGCGAGGCGATGGCCAGCGGCGAATGCGACCTGGCGGTGCACTCCTTTAAGGACCTGCCCACAGCCTTGGACGAGCGCTTCCACCTCGTCGTGCCCAGCCGCGAAGATAACCGCGAGGCGCTCATCGCCCGCGACGGGCTGACGCTTGAGACCCTGCCGGAGGGCGCCCGGGTGGGCACCTCCGCGCCGCGGCGTATCTCCCAGCTGCGCGCCCACCGCCCGGACCTGGATATTCGTCCGCTGCGCGGCAATATCGACACCCGCATGGGCAAGGTCACCGAGGGGGAACTCGACGCCGTCGTCCTCGCGTATGCGGGTCTGGTGCGCGCGGGTTATGCCGAGCGCGCCACCGAGGTCTTCGACAACTCCCGGATCTACCCGGCTCCGGCCCAGGGGGCGCTGGCCGTCGAGTCCCGCGCCGACGATGACTACGGGCGCGCGGCTATCGACACGCTTTATGATGCCGCCGACTCCGACTGCGCCCGCGCCGAGCGCTTCGTGCTCGCCCGCCTGGAGGCCGGCTGCACCGCGCCGGTGGCCGCGTACTCGCGCCAGATGGATGAGGGCATCCACCTGCACGCCGGCGTCTTTGCCGTCGACGGTTCCGCCCAGCTCACCGCCGAAGACACCGGCACGGACCCCGAAGCGCTGGGCACGGCCCTGGCCGAAAGATTGCTTGCCGACGGCGCCGCCGACGTCATGGAGCGCTAA
- a CDS encoding DUF3427 domain-containing protein gives MNQRALAIARDIEFGFLDASVNAEQLYNPELIANTTDNTMLWAMKKELARSERFIFSVAFITSSGLAMLKQALYEFPGQGTIITSRYLDFNEPDVFRELLNLDNVEVLVDDGVEEGFHAKGYLFEQADGLTAIVGSSNLTDRALKVNQEWNIRFTALPDGEIVEQLHAAIRRQRQRAQPLTDEWIADYERLRQQRSIIPRHGRVVEATAEGERILPNRMQAEALDALQHVIDEGEKKAVIISATGTGKTILAALAVRNANPARLLFIVHREQILQKALQEFQKVLQADPDDFGLFVGGKKEIDARYVFASYQSLARPETLPGIDPRAFDYIIIDEVHRAGADSYRRLLEHFRPEFLLGLTATPERTDGFNIYELFDYNVPYEIRLHDALRSKMLVPFHYYGVADFEDSRGVIARDDSTLDELLSAERVDYLLEMLRVYGYPRGVKGLMFCSRTREAQLLSEKLNERSLNGCRLRTVALSGADTQAKRDEAVRRLAEGELDYILTVDIFNEGIDIPVLNQIVMLRATESSIIFTQQLGRGLRKAEGKDHLRVIDFIGNYANNYLIPIALTGDNSANKDSLREKIVSSETKGVELGTSSINFDRISQERILTSLAKARLDGKREFKKMIAQLEQRLGQIPCLRDFARFDTVDPFVIGSKYNDYWSLLHSLRFVERGPSPQEARYLKFLSSEILNGLRPHEALLLQKLLTDREITREEFSQLLDDADTAANPEVLSSVERMLTLEFFSTRRRKAPGDIAIIRIKGDVISLDPEFAGLYFAYAASDDRAYTSQSFRAHVDDIVDTSLFLTQAEHSWRGELLVGNRYSRKDVCRLLLWDRNEESTMYGYKVDKATSTCPIFVTYDKHPDVPASTRYLDSFVSPSVMNWYSRSGRTLESNELQPILGGEVALHLFVKKSDAEGTDFFYLGEAESKDPEQTTMRGEGGREHDVVTMNLELDSPVELGLYRYLVDTGVVDADS, from the coding sequence ATGAATCAACGCGCCCTCGCGATCGCGCGCGATATCGAGTTCGGGTTTCTCGACGCCAGCGTGAATGCAGAGCAGCTGTATAACCCGGAGCTGATTGCGAATACGACCGACAACACGATGCTGTGGGCGATGAAGAAGGAACTGGCGCGCTCGGAGCGTTTCATCTTCTCCGTCGCGTTCATCACCTCCTCCGGGTTAGCGATGCTCAAGCAGGCGCTCTACGAGTTCCCCGGGCAGGGCACGATCATCACCTCGCGCTACCTCGACTTCAACGAACCCGACGTCTTCCGCGAGCTGCTGAACCTCGATAACGTCGAGGTCCTCGTGGATGACGGGGTGGAAGAGGGATTCCACGCCAAGGGCTACCTCTTCGAGCAGGCCGATGGGCTGACCGCGATCGTCGGCAGTTCGAACCTGACCGATCGCGCGCTCAAGGTGAACCAGGAATGGAACATCCGCTTTACCGCCCTCCCCGACGGTGAGATTGTGGAGCAACTCCACGCGGCCATCCGACGTCAACGTCAGCGGGCACAGCCCCTAACCGACGAGTGGATCGCCGACTACGAACGCTTACGCCAACAGCGCAGCATCATCCCCCGCCATGGTCGGGTTGTCGAGGCCACAGCAGAGGGCGAGCGCATCCTGCCGAACCGCATGCAGGCCGAGGCGCTCGACGCGTTGCAGCACGTCATCGACGAGGGGGAGAAGAAAGCCGTCATCATCTCAGCGACCGGTACCGGCAAAACTATTCTCGCTGCCCTCGCGGTGCGCAACGCGAATCCCGCCAGGCTCTTGTTCATCGTGCACCGTGAGCAGATCCTGCAGAAGGCGTTGCAGGAGTTCCAGAAGGTGCTGCAGGCAGATCCCGACGATTTCGGGCTGTTCGTTGGCGGCAAGAAGGAGATCGACGCCCGCTACGTCTTCGCCTCCTACCAGTCGCTGGCGCGCCCGGAGACCCTGCCCGGCATCGATCCACGCGCCTTCGACTACATCATCATCGACGAAGTCCACCGCGCCGGCGCCGATAGCTACCGCCGCTTACTCGAGCACTTCCGACCCGAGTTCCTCCTCGGCCTCACGGCCACCCCGGAGCGCACCGATGGCTTCAACATCTACGAGCTCTTCGACTACAACGTCCCCTACGAGATCCGGCTCCACGACGCCTTGCGCTCCAAGATGCTCGTGCCCTTCCACTACTACGGAGTCGCCGACTTCGAGGACAGCCGCGGAGTGATCGCCCGTGACGACTCGACGCTCGATGAGCTGTTATCGGCAGAACGCGTCGATTACCTGCTGGAGATGCTGCGGGTCTACGGCTATCCGAGGGGAGTCAAAGGGCTGATGTTTTGCAGCCGGACGCGCGAGGCGCAGCTCTTATCGGAGAAACTTAACGAGCGCAGCCTGAACGGCTGCCGGCTGCGCACCGTCGCCTTGTCCGGTGCGGATACGCAGGCTAAGCGCGATGAGGCGGTGCGCCGCCTGGCGGAAGGAGAGCTGGATTACATCCTCACCGTCGACATCTTCAACGAAGGTATCGATATTCCGGTGCTCAACCAGATCGTCATGCTGCGTGCCACGGAGTCGAGCATCATTTTCACCCAACAACTCGGCCGGGGACTGCGCAAAGCCGAGGGCAAAGACCACCTCCGGGTGATCGACTTCATTGGCAACTACGCCAACAACTACCTCATTCCCATAGCGCTGACCGGGGATAATTCGGCCAACAAGGACAGCCTGCGCGAAAAGATCGTCAGCTCGGAGACGAAGGGCGTCGAGCTGGGCACCTCGAGCATCAACTTCGACCGCATCTCCCAGGAGCGCATCCTGACCTCGCTGGCCAAGGCCCGCCTGGACGGCAAACGCGAGTTCAAGAAGATGATCGCTCAGCTCGAACAACGCTTGGGCCAGATCCCGTGCTTGCGCGACTTCGCCCGCTTCGACACCGTCGACCCCTTCGTTATAGGCAGCAAGTACAACGACTACTGGAGCCTGCTGCACTCGCTGCGTTTCGTCGAGCGCGGCCCGAGCCCACAGGAAGCCCGCTATCTGAAGTTCTTATCCTCCGAGATCCTCAACGGACTGCGCCCGCACGAAGCTCTGCTGCTGCAGAAACTGCTCACCGACCGCGAGATCACCCGGGAGGAGTTCTCCCAGCTTCTCGACGACGCCGACACCGCCGCCAACCCGGAGGTTTTATCCTCGGTGGAAAGGATGCTCACGCTGGAGTTTTTCAGTACGCGCCGCCGCAAAGCACCCGGCGATATCGCGATCATCCGCATCAAAGGCGACGTCATCTCTTTGGACCCCGAGTTCGCCGGGCTCTACTTCGCTTATGCCGCCAGTGATGATCGGGCCTATACCTCCCAGTCCTTCCGTGCCCACGTGGATGACATCGTCGATACCTCTTTGTTCCTCACCCAGGCCGAGCACTCGTGGCGCGGCGAGCTTTTGGTGGGCAATCGCTATAGCCGCAAAGATGTCTGCCGCCTGCTGCTGTGGGACAGGAACGAGGAATCCACGATGTACGGCTACAAGGTGGATAAGGCGACGAGTACGTGTCCGATCTTCGTCACCTACGACAAGCACCCGGACGTCCCGGCGAGCACGCGCTACCTCGACTCCTTCGTCAGCCCGAGCGTGATGAACTGGTATTCCCGCAGCGGCCGCACTCTCGAGAGCAACGAGTTGCAGCCGATTTTAGGCGGCGAGGTAGCCTTGCATCTGTTCGTGAAAAAGAGCGACGCGGAAGGCACGGACTTCTTCTACCTGGGAGAAGCGGAGAGCAAAGACCCTGAGCAGACGACGATGCGCGGCGAGGGGGGCCGCGAACATGATGTGGTCACGATGAACTTGGAACTCGACTCTCCGGTGGAGCTGGGGCTGTATCGCTACCTCGTCGACACCGGGGTCGTAGACGCGGATTCCTAG
- a CDS encoding glutamyl-tRNA reductase, with product MSVLVVGMSHRSAPVALLERLSMDAAVQEDASSRLIARESLSEAMIISTCNRMEIYTVTNSFHAGVRDIVEELTALSGIDSETLRSYLYVRYADAAAEHMMVVASGLDSMVVGEQQIIGQVRAAYQNASERGTVGPGLHAVSQSALRTGKRVHSETGIDDAGASMVTVAFEQALGHLQREDLSGRTALVIGAGAMASLAATHMGRLGVEKIIVANRTVERAHRLAAHSREAGIPAEGIPLSEAVGHLGDVDIAVSATGAEDFTITVADIPEKLREKLMLVDLSLPRDIEDAAGEIDGVHLVNIESLHKSVTSRDSSSTAHLQAQDIVSEELGAYSSEQRVRDVAPAVTALRKGAARIADSELDRLRGRLPEVDDTEFTEITRTVKRVVDKLLHEPTVQAKRLAAESGSLSYETALQQLFGLDAAPARAVAVDATELPESDLAAQCPAIATPEDGKDTESQ from the coding sequence GTGAGTGTTCTGGTCGTCGGCATGTCGCACCGGTCCGCGCCGGTCGCGCTCCTGGAGCGGCTGAGCATGGACGCTGCGGTGCAGGAGGACGCGTCATCGAGGCTGATCGCGCGGGAGTCGCTCTCGGAGGCGATGATCATCTCCACCTGCAACCGCATGGAGATCTACACCGTCACCAACTCCTTCCACGCCGGGGTGCGTGACATCGTCGAGGAGCTCACCGCGCTCTCCGGCATCGATTCGGAGACCCTGCGCAGCTACCTCTATGTCCGCTACGCCGACGCCGCCGCCGAGCACATGATGGTGGTGGCCTCGGGCCTGGATTCGATGGTGGTCGGCGAGCAGCAGATCATCGGCCAGGTGCGCGCCGCCTATCAGAACGCCTCGGAGCGCGGCACCGTCGGCCCCGGCTTGCATGCGGTCTCGCAGTCGGCGCTGCGCACCGGCAAGCGGGTGCATTCGGAAACGGGTATCGACGACGCCGGCGCCTCCATGGTCACCGTCGCCTTCGAACAGGCGCTGGGGCACTTGCAGCGCGAGGACCTCAGCGGGCGCACGGCCCTGGTCATCGGCGCCGGGGCGATGGCCTCGCTGGCGGCGACGCACATGGGGCGCCTAGGGGTGGAGAAGATTATCGTCGCCAACCGCACCGTCGAGCGCGCCCACCGCTTGGCCGCGCACTCCCGTGAGGCCGGCATCCCCGCCGAGGGCATCCCGCTGTCCGAGGCCGTCGGCCATCTCGGCGACGTCGACATTGCGGTCTCCGCCACCGGCGCCGAGGACTTCACCATCACCGTGGCCGATATTCCGGAAAAGCTCCGCGAGAAGCTCATGCTCGTCGATCTCTCGCTGCCACGCGATATCGAAGACGCCGCCGGAGAAATAGACGGCGTGCACCTGGTCAACATCGAATCGCTGCACAAGTCCGTGACCTCGCGCGATTCCAGCTCGACGGCCCACCTGCAGGCCCAGGACATCGTCTCCGAGGAGCTCGGGGCGTATTCCTCCGAGCAGCGCGTGCGCGACGTCGCCCCAGCGGTGACAGCCCTGCGCAAGGGGGCGGCCCGGATTGCGGATTCCGAGCTAGACCGCCTGCGCGGGCGCCTGCCCGAGGTCGATGACACCGAGTTCACGGAGATTACGCGGACGGTGAAGCGGGTCGTCGATAAGCTGCTGCATGAGCCCACCGTGCAAGCCAAGCGACTCGCCGCCGAGTCCGGCAGCCTCAGCTACGAGACCGCGCTGCAGCAGCTCTTCGGCCTCGATGCGGCGCCGGCGCGGGCGGTCGCGGTCGATGCCACCGAGCTGCCCGAGTCGGACCTGGCGGCGCAGTGCCCGGCGATCGCCACCCCAGAGGACGGAAAGGACACCGAATCTCAATGA
- a CDS encoding uroporphyrinogen-III synthase yields the protein MTQAPSTPQPGTIVFVGAGPGNPDLLTVRAREVLSTTAIAVVDDEVSSGVREVVAERLPVPQDLLDAADEEYKRMCAEAKEAGARRKPARPAPPTAADVRPVAEGAVADVVTQLNEALSEAAELESSVESGPQVVRLVAGNPLTRESIKAEIEAVAAAGLEFQVVPGMSLPSTVPSFAGIALGSTFTEADVTDLKNRDVDFAQLAAAPQPLVLQATAEELGTIAEKLQAEGIDAATPASVTVNGTTRLQRTYDTTLGTLGKINAELDGQLVVTLGTSVDERTKYSWWENRPLYGWRVLVPRPKNQAASMSARLATHGAIPQSVPTISVEPPRNPAQMDRAIKGIIEGRYQWIVFTSVNAVNAVWDKIDALGLDARSFAGVHLAAVGTKTAAAIKERGLAPELLPPRTKQNAAGLVEVFPNYVEEIDPVSRVLLPRADIATDVLVDGLTDLDWEVDDIVAYRTVRASPPPAETRDMIKSGGFDAVCFTSSSTVKNLVGIAGKPHQRTIIACIGPMAAATAEEMGLRVDVVPEIADVEHLVDALADHVAHLRAVGQLPPPRKKRRSRRKSSQSSSATRKSKSA from the coding sequence ATGACCCAGGCTCCTTCGACTCCCCAGCCGGGGACCATCGTCTTCGTCGGCGCCGGACCGGGCAACCCCGACCTGCTGACTGTGCGCGCCCGTGAGGTGTTGTCCACGACGGCCATCGCGGTTGTCGACGACGAGGTGTCCAGCGGCGTGCGCGAGGTGGTTGCCGAGAGGCTGCCCGTGCCCCAGGACCTCCTCGACGCCGCGGACGAGGAGTATAAGCGCATGTGCGCTGAGGCTAAGGAGGCGGGGGCTCGTCGGAAACCGGCGCGTCCCGCCCCTCCCACCGCCGCCGATGTGCGCCCCGTAGCGGAAGGCGCGGTGGCGGACGTCGTCACGCAGCTGAACGAGGCCTTAAGTGAGGCCGCCGAGCTCGAGTCCTCCGTGGAATCCGGCCCGCAGGTCGTGCGCCTGGTCGCCGGCAACCCGCTGACCCGGGAGTCGATCAAGGCGGAGATCGAGGCGGTCGCCGCCGCCGGCCTGGAGTTCCAGGTCGTGCCGGGGATGTCGCTGCCGTCGACGGTGCCGTCTTTCGCCGGCATCGCGCTCGGCTCCACCTTTACCGAGGCCGATGTCACGGACTTGAAGAACCGCGACGTCGACTTCGCGCAGCTGGCCGCCGCCCCGCAGCCGCTGGTGCTGCAGGCCACGGCCGAGGAGCTCGGCACCATCGCCGAGAAGCTGCAGGCCGAAGGCATCGACGCCGCCACGCCCGCCTCCGTGACCGTCAACGGCACGACCCGCCTGCAGCGCACCTACGACACCACCCTGGGCACCCTCGGCAAGATCAACGCCGAGCTGGATGGCCAGCTCGTGGTCACCCTGGGCACCAGCGTGGATGAGCGCACCAAGTACTCCTGGTGGGAAAACCGACCGTTGTATGGCTGGCGCGTGCTTGTGCCGCGCCCGAAGAACCAGGCCGCCTCGATGAGCGCGCGCCTGGCCACCCACGGCGCGATCCCGCAGTCCGTGCCGACGATCTCCGTCGAGCCGCCGCGCAACCCCGCGCAGATGGACCGCGCGATCAAGGGCATCATCGAGGGCCGCTACCAGTGGATCGTGTTCACCTCCGTCAACGCGGTCAACGCGGTCTGGGACAAGATCGACGCCCTCGGCTTAGATGCCCGCTCCTTCGCCGGGGTGCACCTGGCGGCCGTCGGCACGAAGACGGCGGCGGCGATCAAGGAGCGCGGCCTGGCCCCGGAGCTTTTGCCTCCGCGCACCAAGCAGAACGCCGCCGGGCTGGTGGAGGTCTTCCCGAACTACGTCGAGGAGATCGACCCGGTCTCGCGCGTGCTTCTGCCGCGTGCGGACATCGCCACCGACGTGCTTGTCGACGGTCTCACCGACCTCGACTGGGAGGTCGACGACATCGTCGCCTACCGCACCGTGCGGGCCTCCCCGCCGCCGGCCGAGACCCGCGACATGATCAAATCCGGTGGCTTCGACGCGGTGTGCTTCACCTCCTCGTCGACGGTGAAGAACCTCGTCGGCATCGCCGGCAAGCCGCACCAGCGCACCATCATCGCCTGCATCGGCCCGATGGCCGCCGCCACCGCCGAGGAGATGGGTCTGCGCGTTGACGTCGTCCCCGAGATCGCCGACGTCGAGCACCTCGTCGATGCCCTGGCCGATCATGTCGCGCACCTGCGGGCCGTCGGCCAGCTGCCGCCGCCGCGCAAGAAGCGCCGCAGCCGGCGCAAGAGCTCGCAGAGCTCGTCTGCGACGCGGAAATCGAAGAGCGCGTGA
- a CDS encoding heavy metal translocating P-type ATPase, with protein MPSPKAHGADSVSSAIDAARTAAVEAGLHTGFTPEGYDPASRRSYTFELSGLPEAPDVGEIEDALEVIDGVSARIIHPSATAYLTAPATVNLARITACLERFGVSAVLTDASLRRRQLTEHPTAQGRKVRGKNMSWATRRHAEEEHAAQQRLRRAGFLSEAPRRPVDVDDGDDDVLYTARSLVSVARLIVAVVCTVPVLALSYVLEWQFDGWQWWALAFSVPVVTYSAWPFTRALAGGVRRGLTALDGASALAIWLAVLWSAGVMLLTDVGEPGWSSRPSWFAFDNRGVIEGELFLDVACVMTVVLLAGRLATIRARTSLLAQMERVRPDPNLEVEVTRSRRPGHRHAAAGEPEMLPLGEINVGDDVVVKAGQIIPVDGPVIGGSCTTAPNLVAAADETTGTAKVGTYVYAGTRNVEGRIKVRVERTGHQTRMAAIHRWVEEASHRQNRATMLSTKTASFLIPSAVVVAMLDFLTWYLITGNLNASIATALAVLASVAPVALALSPALAIRHGIEAAARHGVMVRDGSAIRTLDSVDTVIFNRLGTLTTNDVRVESIAVEHGENPELILRVAAALMVESDHPASQAVVRAARISRDRDAGDDDCLPRWLEATSIAIDDNGTFTGVVELPGASGRSSEGGSRRIEVRVWRPRTMSEVSGRIAAAVVSGGTPLVVSWQGSDRGVITLLDTVRDDATDAVDAIEDQGIETIMISRDAYPVSRRLADRIGVDQVLAGIAPGQKPRVVRSVHTQGRTVAMVGDATVVQTMAAADIGVLNGSTAALELGSGGDHLGIGAVVLREEVSAVARLIAHARRICRIIDGNIYFSWGYNILAIAAACAGVLNPMAATILMVASSAVIEARSRSARRFRRV; from the coding sequence ATGCCCAGCCCCAAGGCCCACGGCGCAGACTCTGTCTCCTCAGCCATCGACGCCGCTCGCACCGCCGCCGTCGAAGCGGGCCTGCACACAGGTTTCACCCCCGAAGGCTATGACCCGGCCAGCCGTAGGTCCTATACCTTCGAGCTGTCCGGGCTGCCCGAGGCGCCGGATGTCGGCGAGATTGAGGACGCTCTAGAAGTCATCGACGGCGTCAGCGCCCGCATCATCCACCCCTCGGCGACGGCGTATCTCACCGCGCCCGCCACGGTGAACCTCGCGCGCATCACCGCGTGCCTCGAGCGCTTCGGGGTGAGCGCCGTACTTACCGACGCCTCCCTGCGCCGCCGCCAGCTCACCGAACACCCCACCGCGCAGGGCCGTAAGGTGCGGGGCAAGAATATGTCGTGGGCGACGCGTCGACACGCGGAGGAAGAACACGCCGCCCAGCAGCGCCTGCGCCGGGCCGGCTTCCTCTCCGAGGCGCCGCGGCGGCCCGTCGACGTCGACGACGGCGACGACGACGTCCTCTACACCGCCCGCTCCCTCGTCTCGGTTGCGCGGCTGATCGTCGCCGTCGTGTGCACGGTGCCGGTGCTCGCCCTGTCCTACGTGCTGGAGTGGCAGTTTGACGGCTGGCAGTGGTGGGCGCTCGCCTTCAGCGTGCCCGTGGTGACCTACTCCGCGTGGCCTTTCACCCGCGCGCTCGCCGGGGGAGTGCGCCGCGGGCTGACCGCTTTAGACGGCGCGAGCGCCCTGGCGATCTGGCTGGCGGTGCTCTGGTCGGCCGGGGTGATGCTACTTACCGACGTCGGCGAGCCCGGCTGGTCATCGCGGCCGAGCTGGTTCGCTTTCGACAACCGCGGGGTCATCGAAGGTGAGCTCTTCCTCGACGTCGCCTGCGTCATGACGGTGGTGCTCCTGGCCGGTCGCTTGGCAACGATCCGCGCCCGCACCAGCCTCCTCGCGCAGATGGAACGCGTGCGCCCGGATCCGAACCTCGAGGTCGAGGTCACCCGCTCGCGCCGACCCGGCCACCGCCACGCCGCGGCCGGCGAGCCGGAGATGCTCCCACTCGGCGAGATCAACGTCGGCGACGACGTGGTGGTCAAGGCCGGTCAGATCATTCCTGTCGATGGCCCCGTCATCGGCGGCAGCTGCACCACCGCGCCCAACCTCGTCGCCGCCGCCGACGAAACCACCGGCACCGCGAAGGTGGGGACCTACGTGTACGCGGGCACCCGCAACGTCGAGGGCCGGATCAAGGTGCGCGTGGAGCGCACCGGGCACCAGACGCGGATGGCGGCGATCCACCGCTGGGTCGAGGAAGCCAGCCACCGCCAAAACCGGGCGACGATGCTCTCGACCAAAACCGCGTCCTTCCTTATCCCTTCCGCCGTCGTGGTCGCGATGCTCGACTTTCTGACCTGGTATCTCATCACCGGCAACCTGAACGCCTCGATCGCCACGGCGCTGGCGGTGCTCGCCTCGGTCGCGCCGGTGGCGCTGGCGCTCTCGCCGGCGTTGGCGATCCGGCACGGCATCGAGGCCGCCGCCCGGCACGGGGTGATGGTGCGCGACGGCTCGGCGATCCGGACGCTCGACAGCGTGGACACGGTGATCTTCAACCGGTTGGGCACGCTGACCACCAACGACGTGCGTGTGGAAAGCATCGCCGTGGAGCACGGCGAAAACCCCGAGCTGATCCTGCGCGTGGCGGCGGCGCTCATGGTCGAATCCGACCACCCGGCCTCGCAGGCGGTGGTGCGCGCGGCCCGGATCTCCCGCGACCGGGACGCAGGCGACGACGACTGCCTGCCCCGCTGGCTGGAGGCCACCAGCATCGCGATCGACGACAACGGCACGTTCACCGGTGTGGTGGAGCTGCCGGGGGCTTCGGGAAGGTCTTCTGAGGGCGGATCAAGGCGGATCGAGGTCCGCGTCTGGCGACCGCGCACCATGTCCGAGGTCTCCGGGCGGATCGCCGCGGCCGTAGTCTCAGGTGGTACCCCGTTGGTGGTCAGCTGGCAGGGCAGTGACCGGGGAGTGATCACGCTTCTCGACACCGTCCGCGACGACGCCACCGACGCCGTCGACGCCATCGAAGACCAAGGCATCGAGACGATCATGATCTCCCGCGACGCCTACCCGGTCTCCCGGCGCCTCGCGGATCGCATCGGCGTCGACCAAGTGCTGGCCGGGATCGCGCCGGGCCAGAAACCGCGGGTGGTGCGCAGCGTGCACACCCAAGGCCGAACCGTGGCGATGGTCGGCGACGCGACGGTCGTCCAAACTATGGCCGCCGCCGACATCGGAGTGCTCAACGGCTCCACTGCTGCTCTCGAACTCGGCAGCGGCGGGGATCACTTGGGCATCGGGGCGGTTGTGCTGCGCGAAGAGGTCAGCGCGGTCGCCCGACTCATCGCTCACGCCCGCCGGATCTGCCGCATCATCGACGGCAACATCTACTTCTCCTGGGGCTACAACATCCTCGCGATCGCTGCAGCCTGCGCCGGCGTGCTCAACCCGATGGCGGCGACCATCCTCATGGTGGCCTCGTCCGCGGTGATCGAAGCGCGCTCCCGCAGTGCCCGGCGGTTCCGGAGGGTGTAG
- a CDS encoding (deoxy)nucleoside triphosphate pyrophosphohydrolase, translated as MAKKIDVVGAVIVRDGMILAVQRGAQQSLPGSWEFPGGKIEPGEDARSALIRELDEELLCEITVGEFLTTTSYDYPFGTVVLSTYFCELVSGEPRLTEHSQLRWLAPSELRGLDWAPADVPAVQLIEEKLGG; from the coding sequence GTGGCGAAAAAGATTGACGTTGTGGGAGCCGTCATCGTGCGCGACGGCATGATCCTGGCCGTGCAGCGCGGCGCGCAGCAGAGCCTGCCCGGGTCGTGGGAGTTTCCCGGCGGAAAGATCGAGCCCGGCGAAGACGCTCGAAGCGCGCTGATAAGAGAGCTCGACGAGGAACTGCTGTGCGAGATTACCGTCGGCGAGTTCCTTACCACCACCAGCTATGACTATCCCTTTGGCACGGTGGTGCTCTCGACGTATTTCTGCGAGCTGGTCTCCGGTGAGCCCCGCCTGACCGAGCACTCCCAGCTGCGCTGGCTCGCCCCGTCGGAACTGCGCGGGCTCGACTGGGCGCCGGCGGATGTCCCCGCGGTGCAGCTGATCGAAGAAAAGCTCGGCGGATGA
- the hemB gene encoding porphobilinogen synthase, with translation MTPVRRPRRLRITPAMRALTSETRLDPADFILPAFIADGIEEPREISSMPGVYQHTMDSLKSEVSNALEVGVRCVDLFGVPREEDKDGIGSQSFRPDGILNVALRELRREFGEDLVIMADTCLDEFTDHGHCGALTYDRQGNEYVDNDRTLGLYQQMAIAQAEAGAHIVSPSGMMDGQVAAIRQALDAAGHRRVSIMAYSAKYASAFYGPFREAVGSSLTGDRRTYQQDPANFRESLLEAQLDIEEGADFVMVKPALPYLDVLAGVAEASPVPVAAYQVSGEYAMIQAAGAQGWVDRDQVMMESLTSIKRAGADQILTYFAIEAARALRRR, from the coding sequence GTGACCCCGGTGCGCCGCCCCCGCCGGCTGCGCATCACGCCCGCCATGCGGGCACTCACCAGCGAAACGCGCCTCGATCCCGCGGACTTCATCCTGCCGGCGTTCATCGCCGACGGCATCGAAGAGCCCCGCGAGATCTCCTCGATGCCGGGGGTCTATCAGCACACCATGGACAGCCTGAAGTCGGAGGTCTCCAACGCGTTGGAGGTCGGCGTGCGCTGCGTGGACCTCTTCGGCGTGCCCCGGGAGGAGGACAAGGACGGCATCGGCTCGCAGTCCTTCCGCCCGGACGGCATCCTCAACGTCGCCCTGCGCGAGCTGCGCCGCGAGTTCGGCGAGGACCTCGTCATCATGGCGGATACCTGCCTCGACGAGTTCACCGACCACGGCCACTGCGGCGCGTTGACCTACGACCGCCAGGGCAACGAGTACGTCGACAACGACCGCACTCTGGGCCTGTACCAGCAGATGGCCATCGCCCAGGCCGAGGCCGGCGCCCACATCGTCAGCCCCTCGGGCATGATGGACGGCCAGGTCGCCGCGATCCGCCAGGCGCTCGACGCCGCCGGCCACCGCCGCGTGTCCATCATGGCGTACTCCGCCAAGTACGCCTCCGCCTTCTACGGGCCCTTCCGCGAGGCGGTCGGCTCGTCGCTGACCGGCGATCGCCGCACCTACCAGCAGGATCCCGCTAACTTCCGGGAGTCGCTGCTGGAGGCGCAGCTCGATATCGAGGAAGGCGCGGACTTCGTCATGGTCAAGCCCGCGCTGCCGTACCTCGACGTGCTCGCTGGCGTTGCTGAGGCCTCCCCGGTCCCGGTCGCCGCCTACCAGGTCTCCGGCGAGTACGCGATGATCCAGGCCGCCGGCGCCCAGGGCTGGGTTGACCGCGATCAGGTCATGATGGAATCCCTCACCTCCATCAAGCGCGCCGGGGCGGATCAGATCCTGACGTACTTTGCCATTGAGGCGGCGCGCGCTTTGCGACGTCGATAA